In Aquiflexum balticum DSM 16537, a single genomic region encodes these proteins:
- a CDS encoding SusC/RagA family TonB-linked outer membrane protein: MKKTILTIGLLACLSSLWAQQLEQFMIKGKVIDTRTKEPLPGAVINFDQGKAVRIADNEGGFSIRLAPGTYELLTSFIGYTPQNTSIDLFSDKELLIDLSEEGISMEEVKVFSTGYQKLPKERATGSFVLVEEELVNRRISTNILERLEDVTPGLIFNRAGPGQDRISIRGRSTLFANAQPLIVVDNLPYDGPIESINPFDVESITVLRDAAAASIWGAKAGNGVIVITTKSGADLDGPRVSLLANTTWVESPDPFYSPIMSTPDFVDLEKFLFQRGFYNTFENSASRPVLTPAVETLIQLRDGQITQQEADGILNNLSNIDVRNDYRDLIYRESILQQYALNISGGSKNQKYFISTGWDNNREDLIHNANQRITLNFRHQLSLLKNKLSVESGLYMALTDSDAGNPGVEMLRYSGVRPLYPYARLQDASGNPMIVSRDYRSSFLESAEAAGLLDWRYRPLEEIELTEIKNSSVDIRANLNLRYRITEHISASAIYQYWQNDFKNDSHFPIETYFTRDIINQFTQLENGVLMRPVPLGGILNNTLRRGHSNHLRTQLDFNRTLGTNRSRIDAIAGWEIKSTQNTSNVWRNYGYNDQTALVTRVDYENFYKRFNNPAQQQRILFNNSLSEFNDRFISYFANASYTLKGKYIFSASGRRDASNLFGVKTNQKWVPLWSAGTAWIISEEDFYKSSWLPFLKLRASYGYNGNTDRNVSAYTTATIIGTSFLSGFPAANLGNIGNPDLQWEKIQIFNLALDLENRSGWLRGNLEFYLKNGIDLIGDSPFPPSSGVTQFRGNFASTNTKGADLAIYTRNIDKKIRWETDWLISFIKEEVTDFKVNASVINYLSQGAGANPFSMPFPMEGRPLFSVHSLHWGGLNPDNGNPRGFLDGELSENYASIISAYTPETMIYHGPARPTSFGALRNTLTYKNLSVSINMTYRFGHFYRMNSVRYTPILRGEMGHGDYANRWQNPGDESISQIPSRPDIGNLSRDDFHAYSESLVRKADNIRLQDVRISYTLRKQNIPTLPFRNAELFCYANNVGLLWKATDDVLDPEFRSMKPLSSMALGLRIDF, encoded by the coding sequence ATGAAAAAAACAATACTTACAATCGGCCTTTTAGCCTGCCTAAGCAGTCTATGGGCACAACAGCTTGAACAGTTCATGATCAAAGGAAAAGTGATCGATACCAGAACCAAAGAACCCCTTCCGGGTGCAGTTATCAATTTCGACCAGGGAAAAGCGGTAAGAATAGCTGATAATGAAGGCGGGTTTTCAATCAGACTTGCACCAGGTACCTACGAATTGCTGACAAGCTTTATCGGTTACACTCCGCAGAATACTTCTATTGACCTTTTTTCGGATAAAGAGCTCCTTATTGATCTGTCAGAAGAAGGAATTTCTATGGAAGAAGTAAAGGTTTTCTCTACAGGATACCAAAAACTCCCCAAAGAAAGAGCCACAGGATCTTTTGTCCTGGTCGAGGAAGAACTTGTCAATAGAAGAATCAGTACCAACATCCTCGAAAGATTGGAGGACGTGACTCCCGGTCTGATTTTCAATAGGGCAGGTCCCGGGCAGGACCGCATCAGTATCAGGGGAAGAAGCACCCTATTTGCAAATGCCCAGCCTCTTATAGTGGTTGACAATCTGCCTTACGATGGGCCCATTGAATCCATCAATCCTTTTGACGTGGAAAGCATCACGGTGCTAAGGGATGCAGCGGCTGCTTCAATTTGGGGTGCCAAAGCAGGCAATGGGGTAATAGTAATTACCACAAAAAGCGGAGCAGATCTTGATGGGCCTAGGGTTTCATTATTGGCGAACACGACTTGGGTGGAAAGTCCTGACCCATTCTATAGCCCCATCATGTCCACACCTGATTTTGTTGACCTGGAAAAATTCCTTTTCCAAAGAGGATTTTACAACACATTTGAAAATTCAGCAAGCAGACCGGTGCTTACTCCGGCTGTAGAAACCCTTATTCAGCTTCGGGACGGCCAGATCACCCAGCAAGAAGCCGATGGAATTCTGAATAACCTATCCAATATTGATGTAAGAAACGATTATCGGGACTTAATTTACAGAGAGAGCATTCTCCAACAATACGCGCTAAACATAAGTGGAGGAAGTAAAAACCAAAAATATTTCATTTCAACAGGTTGGGACAACAATCGGGAGGATCTTATCCACAATGCCAATCAAAGAATAACACTCAATTTTAGACATCAGCTAAGTCTGTTGAAAAACAAACTCTCAGTCGAATCAGGCCTCTACATGGCATTGACCGATTCCGATGCAGGAAATCCGGGAGTGGAAATGCTCAGATATTCAGGAGTCCGTCCTCTTTACCCTTATGCACGCTTACAGGATGCTTCCGGAAACCCAATGATTGTTTCAAGGGATTATCGTTCATCATTTCTTGAAAGTGCTGAAGCTGCCGGGTTATTGGATTGGAGATATAGACCTTTGGAGGAAATTGAATTGACCGAGATAAAGAATTCTTCAGTTGATATCAGGGCCAACTTAAACCTGAGATACAGAATAACAGAACATATTTCCGCCTCAGCCATTTATCAATATTGGCAAAATGACTTTAAGAATGATTCCCACTTTCCAATTGAAACTTATTTTACTAGGGACATCATCAACCAGTTTACCCAATTGGAAAACGGTGTCCTAATGAGACCTGTTCCTTTGGGAGGTATTCTGAACAACACCCTCCGAAGAGGGCACAGCAATCATCTTCGAACACAATTGGATTTTAACAGAACATTGGGAACCAACAGATCAAGAATCGATGCTATAGCCGGTTGGGAAATCAAATCAACTCAAAACACTTCCAATGTTTGGAGAAATTACGGATACAATGACCAGACAGCTTTGGTGACAAGAGTGGACTATGAAAATTTCTACAAAAGATTCAATAACCCGGCGCAGCAACAACGGATTTTATTTAACAATTCCCTGAGTGAATTCAATGATAGATTCATTTCTTATTTTGCAAATGCATCCTATACTCTCAAGGGAAAATATATCTTCAGTGCCAGTGGAAGAAGAGATGCCTCTAATCTTTTTGGAGTAAAGACTAACCAAAAATGGGTACCACTATGGTCAGCAGGAACAGCTTGGATTATCAGTGAAGAGGATTTCTACAAATCTTCTTGGCTCCCTTTTCTCAAACTCAGGGCATCTTATGGATATAATGGCAATACAGATAGGAATGTATCCGCATATACCACAGCTACAATTATCGGGACCAGCTTCCTTTCAGGGTTTCCGGCTGCTAATTTGGGAAACATTGGCAATCCGGACCTACAATGGGAAAAAATCCAGATATTCAATCTTGCCCTTGACCTCGAAAACCGTTCAGGTTGGCTAAGGGGCAACCTTGAATTTTATCTTAAAAACGGAATAGATCTCATAGGAGATAGTCCATTTCCCCCATCCTCAGGGGTGACACAATTCAGGGGTAATTTTGCAAGTACCAATACCAAAGGAGCCGATCTGGCCATTTATACAAGAAACATCGACAAAAAAATAAGATGGGAAACAGATTGGTTGATATCCTTTATCAAAGAAGAGGTGACAGATTTCAAAGTAAACGCATCTGTAATCAATTATCTCTCTCAGGGTGCCGGAGCTAATCCATTTTCAATGCCTTTTCCAATGGAAGGAAGACCCTTATTTTCTGTCCATAGCCTCCACTGGGGTGGTCTAAATCCCGATAACGGCAATCCAAGGGGATTTCTCGACGGGGAACTGAGTGAGAATTATGCATCGATAATTAGTGCCTATACTCCGGAAACGATGATATACCATGGCCCGGCCAGACCAACTTCTTTTGGAGCTTTAAGAAATACCCTTACCTACAAGAATCTTTCAGTGTCTATCAACATGACATACCGCTTCGGCCATTTTTACAGAATGAATTCTGTAAGGTACACACCTATACTAAGAGGTGAAATGGGGCATGGGGACTATGCAAATAGATGGCAAAACCCTGGCGATGAATCGATTTCCCAGATACCATCCAGACCTGATATAGGGAATCTCTCTCGTGATGATTTCCATGCATATTCTGAATCCCTTGTCAGGAAGGCCGATAATATCCGTCTTCAGGATGTCAGGATTTCATATACATTAAGAAAGCAGAATATACCTACTCTTCCTTTCCGTAATGCAGAATTGTTTTGCTACGCAAACAATGTCGGTCTGCTTTGGAAGGCAACAGACGATGTCCTGGACCCCGAATTCCGCTCCATGAAACCATTAAGTAGCATGGCTCTTGGCCTCAGAATAGATTTCTAA